The Hymenobacter chitinivorans DSM 11115 genome window below encodes:
- the galK gene encoding galactokinase produces the protein MLAHDIAAAFRQHFHAEPLLVRAPGRINLIGEHTDYNAGYVLPAAIDKEMYFAVALNQQNVIRLLAYDLNERVEISTDAVAPQDTQWANYLLGVVAQLQHRGVAVPGFDCVFGGTVPAGAGLSSSAAVECGMLFALNQLLSTGLEPMQIARLGQAAEHEYAKVMCGLMDQFASVFGRAGQVVRLDCRSLDYEYFPFDTTACRIVLCNSGVKHSLASSEYNTRRQECERGVAVLQQYYPAVQTLRDVTLEQLQAHEAELGPVVYRRCRYVVEENQRVETTCRLLSQGDLGGVGQQMYASHAGLRDDYEVSCKELDVLVQIAQTSAGVYGSRMMGGGFGGCTINLVATEQVAGFVEHAKAQYQQQLGLPLDTYEATIVDGVGLLADK, from the coding sequence TCACGCCGAGCCGCTGCTGGTGCGGGCTCCCGGCCGCATCAACCTGATTGGGGAACACACTGATTACAACGCGGGCTACGTGCTGCCCGCGGCCATCGACAAGGAAATGTACTTCGCCGTGGCCCTCAACCAGCAGAACGTTATCCGCCTGCTCGCCTACGACCTGAACGAGCGGGTGGAAATAAGCACCGACGCCGTAGCGCCCCAGGACACGCAGTGGGCCAACTACCTGCTAGGCGTGGTGGCCCAGCTGCAGCACCGGGGCGTAGCCGTGCCCGGCTTCGACTGCGTCTTTGGGGGCACGGTGCCGGCCGGGGCGGGCTTGTCGTCGTCGGCGGCGGTGGAGTGCGGAATGCTGTTTGCCCTCAACCAGCTGCTCAGTACCGGCCTGGAGCCGATGCAGATAGCCCGGCTGGGGCAGGCCGCCGAGCACGAGTACGCCAAGGTAATGTGTGGGCTCATGGACCAGTTTGCCAGCGTGTTTGGCCGGGCCGGGCAGGTGGTACGCCTCGACTGCCGCTCCCTGGACTACGAGTATTTCCCCTTCGACACCACCGCCTGCCGCATTGTGCTCTGCAACTCGGGCGTGAAACACAGCCTGGCCAGCTCCGAGTACAACACCCGCCGCCAGGAGTGCGAGCGGGGCGTGGCCGTGCTCCAGCAGTATTACCCCGCCGTTCAGACCCTGCGCGACGTAACGCTGGAGCAGCTGCAGGCCCACGAGGCCGAGCTGGGGCCGGTGGTGTACCGCCGCTGCCGCTACGTGGTAGAGGAAAACCAGCGCGTGGAAACCACCTGCCGGCTGCTCAGCCAGGGCGACCTGGGCGGCGTGGGCCAGCAGATGTACGCTTCCCACGCCGGCCTGCGCGACGATTACGAGGTGAGCTGCAAGGAACTGGACGTACTGGTACAGATTGCCCAGACTTCGGCCGGCGTGTACGGCTCCCGCATGATGGGCGGCGGCTTTGGGGGCTGCACCATCAATTTGGTAGCCACCGAGCAGGTAGCCGGCTTCGTGGAGCACGCCAAAGCCCAGTACCAGCAGCAGCTGGGCTTGCCGCTCGACACCTACGAGGCCACCATCGTCGACGGCGTGGGGCTGTTGGCGGACAAGTAA